The sequence below is a genomic window from Rhizobium sp. NXC14.
GATGCCCGCCGCATTCTGGGTGACCTGCAGGTCATGCGGGCTCGTGTCAAAAGCCTGAGGGAAGGTCTCGAAGCGGAAGTTTCCGTAGCCATCAGCGTCATGGTGCCCTCGCGGGCCGTGGTGGACGTGCTGCACGAATTCCGCGAGAGGTTTCCGACCGTTTCATTGAACCTCAACGTCGGCGAGCTCGGAATGGTCATGGATCTCATATTAACGGGCAAGGTGACGATCGGCATCGGCGGCGCTGTCCTCAAGCAAGATGATTCGCTCATCACCGAGCGAATCGGCCACTCCTTCATGTTGCCCGTTGCCGCGCCCAACCATCCGCTTGCCCAAATCAGCCGGCCCTTGACACTCGGCGACGTGCGCGAGGAAGTGCAACTCGTCGTTAGCGACGCCTCAGGCCGCACGAAGGGGCGGGATTTCAACGTCCTGTCCTACAAGACCTGGCGTGTCAGTGATATCGCGACGAAACATCAGCTTATCAAGGCCGGGCTGGGCTGGGGCGGTCTTCCGGCTTCGATCTTGCATGACGACTTGCGGAGCGGCGCGCTCGTCCATCTCGATCTGGATGCCTATGAGCAGGGCGAGTATGCCATCTATTCGATGCGCCAGCTCGCGAACCCGCCCGGACCTGCCGCCGCCTGGATGATCGAGGCGTTCCGCACCCGGCTTTCCTTCTGCCCCAACCAAGCCGATTTCCACGCCCAGATGGCGGAATTGCGCGACACCGTCTCGCCGCTTGCGGCCGAATGACGAAGGCGCGGGGGCCGCGCCTTCGCTGTCTGTCTCCGCTTAAAGGACCAGCCGGAACTTCGAGAAGCCGTCGGCACCGTCGCCAGCCTCCTCGATCTTGACGCTCTTGACTGAAGCGAGGAACTGCTTTGCCTTCGGGCCGCTGTCGAAGGTAACGGTCGTGCCCGGCAGCGGCTTGAAGGTCCAGTTCGCATCGGCCGACGGATTGATCGTCCCTTGGTCGTGGACATAACGGACGATGACGTCGCGATTGGTATCAGGCGCCTGGAAGATCACCTTATCCGCTGCAATCTCCGGGAAATTGCCGCCGCCGCCGGCGCGGTAATTGTTGGTGACGACGACGAACTTCTGAGCTGGATCGATCGGCTTGCCGTCGAAGGCGAGATTCTGGATGCGGTTGGCATCCGGATTGATGGCCTTGCCGGAGGAATCATATCTCGGCGGCTGCGACAGGTCGATCTGATAGGTCACCCCGTCGATGACATCGAAATTATAGGATGGGAAGTCGTTGTTGAGCAGCGGCGCATCCTTCGATCCGGCTTCGATGTGATTGAACATGCCGGCCGACATTTCGAGCCAGTTCTTCACTTGCGCGCCGGTGATGGCGACAGCCTGCACCGTGTTCGGATAGAGGTAGAGGTCGGCGACGTTCTTGATGGCGATATCGCCGGCCGGAACGTCGGTATAATAATCCGCGCCGCCGCGACCGCCGGCCTTGAAGGGAGCCGCAGCCGAAAGCACCGGCAGATCCTTGAATTGCGTGTCGGCGAGCATCTGTTTGATGTACCAGGTCTGGGCCTGGCTGACGACCTGAACGGAAGGATCGTCGGCGACGAGCGCGAAATAGGAATAGAGCGGCGCGGCGGTCTTGCCGACAGGCGTGCGGACATAGGCGAGCGTCGCCTCATGCTCTGATTTGGCGGCCTCGACCACCTCTTTCTTGTCGGCGTAATCGGCGACTACTTTCTTCTTGTCGTCGCGATGATAGATCGGCCGGGCTTCCGAGGTGAAATCGACGATCTTCCAGCTGTTGCCGTCCTTTTCCAAGAGCAGGTCGATAAGGCCGAGATGCGAGCCCCAGAAGCCTGCCATCACGGCGGGCTTGCCATGCAGTGTGCCCTTGACCGAGTCGGCATTGGCGACGCCGTTCCAGCTCTTCGGGCCGGGGAAGACGAGATGCTGGTGACCGGTGAAGATCGCGTCGATCCCCTCGACTGCGGCGAGATGCAGCGAGGCGTTTTCCATTTTTTCGGACGGCGCGCTGCCGTCGATGCCGGAATGGGAGAGGGCGATGACGATATCGGCGCCGGCCTCTTTCATCGCGGGGACCCAGGCCTTGGCGGCTTCGACGATGTCACGCGTCTGCGCCTTGCCCTCGAGATTCTTGATATCCCAGAGCATGATTTGCGGCGGCACGAAGCCGATGAATCCGATCTTGACCGGGCTCTCCTTGCCGGCGCCGTCCTTGATCTGCTTTTCCACGATGACGTAGGGTTTGAAGAAAAGGTCGTCCTGCTTCGGGTCCGAGGCGAGCTGACCTTTGGTCAGGTTGGCGCAGACGAAGGGGAAGTTGGCGCCCGACAGCACCTTGAACATGAAGTCGAGGCCGTAGTTGAACTCGTGATTTCCGAGCGTGCCGACGGTATAGCCGAGAGTGTTCATCGCCTTGATCACGGGATGGACGTCGCCGTGCTTCATGCCGTGCTGATAGGCCATATAGTCGCCCATCGGATTGCCCTGGAGTACGTCGCCATTGTCGACAAGCAGCGAGTTGACGGCCTCGGCGCGGATCGCGTCGATGATCGTTCCGGTGCGCGCCAGACCCATCGTGTCGTTCGGCTTGTCGGCATAATAGTCATAGGGGAAGACGTTGACGTGAATGTCCGTCGTTTCCATCAGCCGGAGATGCGCCCGGTTGGCGCCGGCGCGCGCGCTGAAAGGGTGCAGCAGCACGAGGGCGGAGGTGGCGGCAATGCCGCCAAGCAAGGAACGGCGGCTCATCAAGCCAACGTCGAAAATGGAAGACATAGAAGCTCTCCTTCAAAGATCGTGCATCGTCCGGCTCCTCAGAATTAGGACGATTTGGCGAGGAGTGCACTGCGAAAATGACAGGACGGCAAACAATCAGTGGCAAAGGCGCAATGGTTTTGAAACGCAACTTGTAGTCTGAGGCGGTATCCCTTGGGAAGGGGGCACGAGCAGGGTCGTGATTGCAAGGACAAAGATTTCGGAGGCAACGCGTCCAGTGCGGACGACAACGCGGAGACGTTTACGGCGGCGATACGGAAAGTCGCTGGCGGCGGCAGATCCTCGATCTCCATCGCCTCGGGCGGCACCAGCACCAACCGCAGCTCCTGACCGATCTCAGCCGCTCCTCGACGTAATAGCGGTGCGGCCTTACGCTTTCAGCGTCGACGGATGAGGTGGGCGGTCGCCGCCGGTCGCGGCTCTCAGCTGACGAACCGCCAGCACCGGCCGTATTTCCTTATGGAAAAAGCGGAAATAAGAGGCGACCTGTGCCCGCGCATTCGAATTCACATCGAACTGCACGCCGATGCGGCCATTGTGCTTCCAGCGGATGATCCCTTCGAGCAGTCCGAGATTTTCGGCTTCGATGCGCACTTTGCTGCCGGAAGCGGCATGGAGCGGCGTCTTCGTCTCCAGGGCGGCGCCGGTCACCGACAGGTTGAGAATGCGGACATCCACTTGGCTGTTCAGATATTTGACGCTGCCGAAGACACGGCAGTTTTGCCGGTCGGCCTTTCTTGCCGTGATTTTCAAGTTGCGGGTCATACTGTCTCCCTTGGATACAGTCGGAGAGCATAGCGCCCGAACATTGAAATGGTTTTAGTGGCTTGGCTAAAATTGCAGTGAAACAGTTAGGGTTACTGCATGTCACGGAGATGCGTGCAGCGATTCTGGAAGCCAATCTGTGTAAAACGGGCTATCGCAGGTCGACACTCAATCAAATGCGACGCCGCTGGCTTTGGCAGCCCTGCGTCCCACAACATGTTCGCGCCAGACCGTGAAGATGCCGGCTGCGACCACGATCGCCGAGCCGACGATCGTGTTGAGGCTCAGCGTTTCGCCATAGATCGTCACGCCGATGATCGAAGCGTAGACAAGCGACAGATAGGTCAGCGGCTGGACGGCGGCGGCATCGAGACTATCGTAGGCGCGGATGAGGAAATAATGGCTGGAAATGCTGGTCATGCAGACGAGCGCCATCCAGCCCCAGTCGCCGGATGACATCCAGCTCCAGTAGAACGGCCCGATCAGCGTCATTGCAACGGCGCCGACGACACCCGTATAGAAGAAACTGGTCGTCGAAGAATCGTCGCGGCTGACGAGCCGTGTGGCGATGACGTAAAAGGCGAAATTGAAGCAGGAGGCGACGGCGAGAAGCAGCTTTACGTCGAAGAAATCGCCTTCCGGCTTCAGGATCAGCAGCACTCCGAAAAGCCCGGCGCCGATCGCCGCCCATCGCCGCCACCCGACCCGCTCGCCGAGGATCGGCATTGCCAGCAGTGCGATCAGGATAGGCGTCGCGGAAAAGATCGCCTGCGAACGGGCAAGGCCGATCACGGCAAAACAGGTGATCGCCAGAACCACCTGGACCGCAAGCAGCAGGCCGCGGGCCGCCTGCAGGGCGGGGCGTTTGGTGCGAGCCGTTGCCTTGAGACCGCCGTGCATCTTCGAAGCGAGTATGATTGTGAAAAGCCCGAAGGCCCAGTAGCGGATCATCGTCACGAAGATCGGCGGATAGGCGGATGCCAGGTGTTTGGAGATGGCGTCCTGCAGCGAAAAGATGGTCAGCGCCAGCAGGGCGAAAATGTAACCGTGGGTCTTCGATTTCATGACATGCCAATAGGCGGGAGAAGCCCGCGCGCGCCGAAAGTCTGGTCAGGCATTCTGAAAATAAGCAAGGCCTCAAAGCCCCACATTCGGCCTGTCGATGATTTCTCTAAGCGCGAAACTCGAATTGATCTTGACCACATGGGGAAGGGCCGACAGCCAGTCGCGATGGATACGCTCATAGTCTTCGAGATCGCGGGCGGCGACCCTGAGGATGTAGTCATATTCGCCCGACATCAGGTAGCAGACGAGCACGTTCGGGCAGAGCTTCACTGCCGACTCGAACTCCGCCAGCGTCTTGGCGAACTGGCCGGAGAGGGAAATATGCACGATGGCGATCATCTTGTAGTCTAGCGCCTTGTGCGAAAGCCGCGCATGGTAGCCGTCGATGACGCCGCTCCTTTCAAGAATGTCGAGCCGGCGCGAACAGGCCGAAGGGGAAAGCCCGATTCTTTCGGCGAGCTCGGCATTGGTGATGCGGGCATTGGCCTGCAAAACCTTCAGAATCGCAAGATCGATTGTATCGAGTTCGGCCATTCGAAGAACTTTCGAAGAGAGAGGGTTGCGACGCAATAATCACCGAAAAATCGCGTTTGCGCAAACCGTCTTTGCAAGGACATTTCGCCGCCTTGGTGGTTGGATCGGTCGCAGAGGAGATCCGCGACCGCGGAGACAAAAGGAGAGGAACGCGAAATGCGTGTCGGTTGCCCGAAGGAAATCAAGAATCATGAATATCGCGTCGGCCTGACGCCTGCTTCGGTGCGCGAATATGTGGCGCACGGCCACGAGGTCTGGGTAGAGACCAAGGCGGGCGCCGGCATCGGCGCCCATGATGCCGCCTATGCCGCGGCTGGCGCGAAGATCGCCGCCTCCGCCAAGGATATTTTCGAAAAGTGCGACATGATCGTCAAAGTCAAGGAGCCGCAGCCTTCCGAATGGGCCCAGCTTCGCGATGGTCAGCTGCTCTACACCTATCTGCATCTAGCGCCCGATCCCGATCAGACCAAGGGTCTTCTCGCCTCCGGCGTCACCGCTATCGCCTATGAGACGGTGACCGACGAGCGCGGCGGCCTGCCGCTGCTGGCGCCGATGTCCGAGGTCGCCGGGCGCCTGTCCATTCAGGCCGGGGCGACTGCCCTGCAGAAGGCCAATGGCGGTCTCGGTGTCCTGCTCGGCGGCGTGCCCGGCGTGCTGCCGGCCAAGGTCGCCGTCATCGGCGGCGGCGTCGTCGGCCTGCATGCCGCCAGAATGGCCGCCGGACTCGGCGCCGATGTCAGCATTCTCGACAAATCCCTGCCGCGCCTGCGGCAGCTCGACGACATCTTCGCTGGCCGTGTCCACACCCGTTATTCCAGCATCCAGGCGCTGGAGGAGGAGGTCTTCTCGGCCGATCTCATCATCGGTGCCGTGTTGATCCCGGGTGCTGCCGCTCCGAAGCTCGTTACCCGCGAGATGCTGTCCGGCATGAAGAAGGGCGCCGTCATCGTCGACGTCGCCATCGACCAGGGCGGCTGCTTCGAAACCTCGCATGCGACGACGCATTCCGACCCGACTTATGAGGTCGACGGCGTGGTGCATTATTGCGTTGCCAACATGCCCGGTGCAGTACCGGTCACGTCGGCGCATGCGCTGAACAATGCCACGCTGGTTCATGGGCTTGCGCTTGCCGACCGCGGCCTGCGCGCCATCGCCGAGGACAAGCACTTGAGGAACGGCCTCAACGTGCATAAGGGCCGTATCACCAACAAGCCGGTCGCCGAGGCGCTCGGTTATGAGGCCTTCGCGCCGGAGAGCGTGCTCAACGTAGCGTAAGCTGCCTGGCTCAAGGTCAACTAAAGGCGCCGGTCTCCGCAATGGCCGGCGCCTTTATCTTGTCGATCCGGCATTGAAAGCAGTTGTTGCGTGCCGAGCGCACATGCACGTAGGCGATGTCAGGCCGCGCCAGCAGCTTTTCGCCATAGGCCGCAATTTCGCTGACCAGGGTCACCGCGCCGGTACCGTACACGATGCGGTTGTTCTCATTGTAGCCGCGGACGATGAAGTCGCGGCTCGTCGTCAGCACCGGCGGCAGAATCTCCTCGGCGGCATAGCGCCAGCAAGGCTGCTTGTGCAGGAAGATCGGCCCGGTTTCGGCATAGGGCTGCAGCGCCGGGAAGGGCCGGTAGGCGAAGACCAGCAGTTCCTCGCCCTCTTCGATATTCTGCAGACAATGGCGGCATGGATTGCCGTCGCCGTCTGATATCATCGTCTCGGGCAGGTTGTCATAGGCATCACGGCCACCGTTCCAGAGGACTTCGGCATCGGCGGTCGGCATTGCGGCAAAACGAATGGCGGTCATGGAAATCCCCTTTGTGATCGCCATGAAATTGCGCCTGGACCTCCGCCCGAGCCACCCGTTTCTTGCCTGTGTTGTCGTTTGCGGAGATCGTCGCGGCAAACTCAGTTTCCGAAGTCGGGGCATTCCTCGACGTTTGGAGGAAGTTTCTACTTCTCCGCCCTCACTCCTGTCCTCGCATCAAGTCCGAGGACAGGAGTGAGGGCGGCGAGCGACCGGAAAGCAATCAAACCGTCAGCTTTTCCGCGCAAGTTCCAGGAGCTCCTTGTCACTCAGCGGCCGCACAATGCCGGTGCCGGTCGAGACAGGGGAGAAACCGTACATCTGATAGAGCTGCAGCGCGCGCGGATGGTCGAGATTGTTGGTGGTCGTGGTGACGCGCTTCGGATCGAGCGCCCATATCGCATAGAGCGCCTGCAGCAGAAACCATTTGCCGATGCCGAGCCCGAGCGCATGTTCGATCAGCCCGAAATGGCTGAGTTCAATCGTCTCCTCGTCCGCGCAGAAATACTCGTAGAAGCCGGCCGGTGCGCCGTTCACGTAGAGGACGCTGATATTGTTGCGCTTGTCGTTCAGCGTTTCTGCCAGTTGCTCGTCGCTCATGCGCAGCCGGTCCACCCACTGCCAGCGCGCGCCCACCTGTCGATAGAGATAGCGGTAAAAGGGCAGCGGTATGCCTGGCGCACGCATGATCGCCGTCTGGATATTGACGGGCACCGGCATGCTGGCCTTGGGCGCCGCCGTCATTTCAAGACGGGTGATATGAGCTTTGAGCGAAGTGGGCGTCTTTCCCATGGCGGTCAGGCTTTAACCGGCGTCGGCGGACCGGTGACGACAGGCGTATCGTCACGGCTGCCCCATTCGCTCCATGAACCGTCATAAAGCTTGTTGTCGTGATGGCCGAGCGATTCCAGCGCCAGCGTGATGATCGCGGCCGTGATCCCTGAGCCGCAGGAGGTGACGACCGGCTTGGAGAGATCGATTCCGGCCTCTTCGATGGTCTGCCTGAGTTCGGGCAGCGATTTGAACCGGCCCTGGTTGGCGAATACGCCGGAGGGCAGGCTTCGGGCGCCGGGCATATGGCCGGAGCGCATGCCGGCACGCGGCTCGGGTTCGGTAGCGGCGAAGCGGCCGGCGCTACGAGCGTCGGCAATCTGCATCGCGCCGCTCGAGACGATGTCGCGCATGGTGTCCAGCGTGATGACCCGGCTCTCATCGAAGTCAGGCGTAAACGTCGCCGGGGCATAGTTGGGGGCCGCTGTTTCGAGCGGACGGCCCTCAGCCTTCCAGCCGTCGAGACCTCCGTCGAGGACGAAGACGTTCTTTGCTCCCATCACCCGGAACAGCCACCAGACGCGGGGCGAGGCAAACACGCCGATACCGTCATAGACGACGATGCGATCATTCTCGCTGATGCCGAGCTTGCCGACTTCGGCGGCGAAATAATCGGGCGAGGGTATCGTATGCGGCAACGCCGTCGAGTGGTCGGCGATCTTGTCCTGATCAAAGCGGATGGCCCCGGGAATATGGCCGGCGGCATATTCGGCATCGGCGTCGCGCTTTTGCGACGGCAGGTAGAAGGAGGCGTCCAGCACGCGCAGATCCGGCTTGCCGAGCTCGGCCTGCAGCCATTCGGCCGAGACGACGAAACGGCTCTTGCTCTCAGTCATTATGGTCTCCCCTTATCAGGCTTCTACGCCGGGCGTGCCGAAGCGGATGCGGAAGCGCCGGTTCTCCTTGCCCTTCTTTTCGATCTTGGCGATGTGGATCTGACCGATTTCCTGCGTCTCCGAGACATGTGTGCCGCCGCAGGGCTGGCTGTCAATCGAGGAGTTCTCGCCGATACAGACGAGGCTGACCCGACCAAGCCCCACCGGCGGGCGCACATTCTTCGACTTGACGATGTCCGGATTGGCCGCCAGCTCGTCGTCGGTGATCCATTGCAGATAGACCGGGTGGTTCTGGCCGACCAGTTCCATCAGCTTGGCCGTGACCTCGTCCTTGTCGATCGTCTCGCTCATGTCGAAGTCGACGCGGCTTTCTTCCTCGCCGACGGCGGCTCCGGTGATCGGATAGGAGCAGATGACCGACAGCAGGTGGCAGGCCGTGTGCATGCGCATCAGCCGGTAGCGGCGCGGCCAATCGACATGCAGCACCAGCGTCTCGCCGACCTCCGGCCGCGGCTCGTTTTCGAGCGGCACGTGGATGATGACATCCTTGCCGGCGCCGTGTTTTGTCTGGCCCAGTGCGATCTTGGTTCCGTCGGCGCGTTCAAGCTGGCCAGTGTCACCGGGCTGGCCACCCGATGTGGCATAAAAGCAGGTCTGGTTGAGCTCGATGCCCCCGTCGTCGTGAACGGCAGTGACGACCGCCTCGCATGTCGAGAGATAGAAGTCGTCGCGATAGAGGGCATTGACGGGCATGAGGTCTCACACGGGCTCGTAGGGAACGTGTATGTCGGACGAACCAGTCATCCAGCCGGGAACGGGTAGTCCCTTCGATCGCAGAAAATCCGGATTGAAGAGCTTCGATTGGTAGCGGTTGCCGTAGTCGCAGAGGATTGTCACCACCGTGTGACCGGGCCCGAGATCGCGGGCGAGATTGACCGCGCCGGCAATGTTGATCGCTGTCGAGCCGCCGAGGCACAGCCCCTCGTTTTCCACGAGGTCGAAAAGATAGGGAAGTGCTTCGGCATCGGAGACGCGATAGGAGAAATCGGGTGTGAAGCCCTCAAGATTGGCCGTGATGCGGCCCTGGCCGATGCCCTCGGTGATCGAGGATCCCTCGGATTTCAGCGTGCCGTTCTGGTAGAATTCATAAAGAGCAGCGCCGTCGGGATCGGCGATGCCGATCTTGACGTCGCGATTAAAAGCCTTGAGGCCGGCGGCGACACCGGCAAGCGTGCCGCCGGAGCCGACGGAGCAGATGAAGCCGTCGACCTTGCCGTCGGTATCGTTCCAGATTTCCGGCGCCGTCGTTTCGATATGCGCCTGGCGGTTGGCGACGTTGTCGAACTGGTTCGCCCAGATTGCCCCGTTCGGTTCGCTCTTCGCCATTTGTTCGGCAAGACGCCCGGACACCTTCACATAGTTGTTGGGGTTCTTGTAGGGAACGGCCGGCACTTCGACGAGTTCGGCGCCGAGCAATTTCAGCGCGTCCTTCTTTTCCTGGCTCTGGGTTTCCGGGATGACGATGACGGTGCGGTAGCCGAGCGCCTTGGCGACTAGCGTCAGCCCGATGCCGGTATTGCCGGCCGTGCCTTCGACGATGACGCCGCCGGGTCGAAGCAACCCCTTCCGCTCCGCATCGCGGATGATGTAGAGCGCGGCACGGTCCTTGACCGACTGGCCGGGGTTGAGAAACTCCGCCTTGCCGAGAATGGTGCAGCTGGTTGCAGCGGAGGCGCCCTTGAGTTTGATCAGGGGCGTATTGCCGATGGCTTCGAGGACGGAGGGATGGAAGGTCATGGAATCTGCCTCTTTCGAACTCTTACTTTAGGAACGGTCTTTTCCCTTCACAAGGCTGTGTTGGCAAGAAATGCTATTCCATACCCCTGGTGGTCACGATAAAATTTCGCTTTCCTTATCCGAAATGGCCCGCGACGGCGATCCCACCGTGCCATGGTGATCCGAAAATTGGCTTTCCCCGTATGGATGACGACAAAGCGACAACGGAACACGGGCGGCGGGCCTGGCCGAAACCGACATGATTCACGATCAGATCGACACGATCGACGCACTGAGGGCGCATTATGTCGCCGGTTCCTTGCCCGAGGGCTACGACGCGCGCCGGCCGGTCGACCATTCGACTCCGTTTAAGCCAACCCGAACGATTCAATTTAACCCGGAAAAGCTCTAGACGGGTCTTTCAACGACGAGCGCAGCCATTTCGGCCCCGGCGACATCTCGATTGCCGACGAAACTGTCGATCACCGGCCGGGTGCCGAAAAGGACACGCCTTGCATTGCCTTCGCGCTGTCCGACGGACCGATCCGGCTGACCCGGTCCTTTCGTCAGATGATCGGCGACCTGATCGGCTGAAAGCAGCCACAATGGTGTGATAGAGCCGTAAATCCGGGAGGCGCAAAGAACTTCCGGGCCTGTTTCGTGCTGGTCAGTCAGAGCCGGAGGAGCATGTCATGCGTGATTTCATCGCCCGTCCCGAACATGGAATCGTCTGGATCTCGGGCGCGAGCTCAGGTATCGGCCGGGCGCTTGCGCTGAAGCTTGCCGGCGAAGGATACAAGGTCGCCGTCACCGCCAGAAGCCACGAAAAGCTGGTCGAGCTGCAGGCCGAAGCCAGCGGCCTTTCCGGGAATATTATCGTCCTCGACGGTGATGTCACCGATGCCGAGGACATGGAACATGTCCTGGCCTCTATCGAATATGAGCACGGCACGCTCGCAATGGCGATCCTCAATGCCGGTATCTACCTGCCGGTCCACGCCGAGGATCTGAACCGCGCCGATTTCGAAAAGAGCTTTGCCGTTAATCTTTCCGGCGTCGTCAACTGTCTGTTGCCGGCGATCCGCCATATGAAGGCGAAAGGGCAGGGGCAGATCGCCATCGTCTCTTCCGTCACCGCCTATGGCGGCCTGCCGACGGGGGCTGCCTATGGGGCCACCAAGGCGGCGTTGATCAACATGGCCGAAAGCCTGAAATTCGATCTCGACAAGGTGGGCATCCGCATTCAGCTCATCAGCCCGGGCTTCGTCGACACGCCGACGGTGGGCAAGAGCGCCTTTCCTATCCCGGCGGCGCGGGTGTCGTCCGAGGAGGCTGCCCGCCAGATTGCCGCCGGGCTGAAATCGCAGGCTTTCGAGATCGCTTTCCCCAGACGCTTCACCACGATGCTGAAGCTGGCGCGTCTGCTCCCCTATGGCGCTTATTTCCCACTGATGAACTATCTGACTGGCTGGCGGCAGCGGCCGCCGCTAGATGGTCACCATCCGGTGATGCCACACCCTGCGGAATGATCAACGGTGCGGGAAGGCGGGTGGCCGGAACGCGCGGATTAAAAATTGCGAAGGCAGTCTTTATCCGCCGCGACAAAACCACTTGCAGGATTCATTGTTCCGATTTTTTTGAAAAACCTGCACGCGGGCCTTGTATGGTTGCGGCGCCGAGGAACGCTGCGATGACCGGATCGGCTTGCGCCTCTCCGGTGACTTGATCCTCACCTAGGCTTCCTAAGACATGCAACGTCGCTGTCCTGCCCAGACTTGCAAAACGCTGCGATTTGCCGTTTCATCGCCGCCAGCAACGACCATCCGAAACTCCTCCTTAATGAGATACGCCCTTGTACCCGCCGATGCCCCACGGCTTCGAGAAGCCTTATGCCGCATTCCTCTTCGACATGGACGGCACCATCCTCAATTCGATCCTCGCCGCCGAGCGTGTTTGGAGCGACTGGGCAAGACGCCATGGGCTCGATGTCGCCGCCTTCTTGCCGAAGATGCACGGATCGCGTGGCATTGACACAATCACCCGGCTGAACCTGCCGGGCGTCGATCCGGAATACGAGGCAAGGCTGGTGACCGAGGCCGAAATTGCCGATGTCGGCGATGTCGTTGCCATTTCCGGCGCAGCCGCCTTCTTGGCTTCGCTGCCGCCGGATCGCTGGGCGATCGTCACCTCTTCGCCCTTGCGTCTTGCCCGCCGCCGGCTGGAAGCGGCTGACCTGCCTCTGCCGAAATTCATGGTGACGGCGGAGGACGTGACGGTCGGAAAGCCCGATCCGCAATGTTATATTCTCGGCGCCGAACGCCTCGGCGTCAGCACGCGGGATTGTCTGGTGTTTGAGGATGTCGCAGCCGGCATCAAGGCCGGCGAGGCGGCGGGCGCCGATGTCATGGTCGTTACGGCAACCCATCACCAGAAGATGGAGACGCCGCATCCGACCATCTCTTCCTATGACGAGATCGCCGTCAACATCTCAGCCGACCATAATATGCTTATCGTCCCGAGCGCAGCCTGACATCCGACCTCCAGCATTCGCGCTTGCGCATTCACTCCGCGGCTGCGGCGAGACAGCGATCGATGATCCTGCCGATTTCGCTGCGGCAGGAACCGCAATTGGTTCCGGCGCTCGTTTCCTTGCCTACCTCTTCAACGCTATGGCATCCGCCTCGCACCGCGGCAGCGATCTGGTTGACCCCGACACTGAAGCAGGAGCAGACGGTCGCACCGGGATCCGGTCTGCCGCCGCCGGGACGGCCTGCGACCAGCGCAAAGCGTTTCCTGAGGTCGCCATGCACGACGGAGAGTTGCGAGATTGCCCAGTTGCGAGCAACGGCAACCGGCTCGCGTGCAAGGAACAGAGCGGCAAGCAGGATCTCACCATCGAAGAAGGCGAGCCTCAGGTCGCCGGATTGCCGATCCGCGTACCCCAGCGGTTCGATTGCGGCCGGAATGGCGAAGACCTTCCGGCACCAGGCCGTCCAGTCTTCGACAGCCTCGGTGAAGGCAAGCTCAAGCCGCCAACCGCCTGCAGCTTTCGCCACCGCCCAATAGGCCGCGTCTGGTGTGTCCGGTTTGATGGCAG
It includes:
- a CDS encoding GNAT family N-acetyltransferase; translated protein: MGKTPTSLKAHITRLEMTAAPKASMPVPVNIQTAIMRAPGIPLPFYRYLYRQVGARWQWVDRLRMSDEQLAETLNDKRNNISVLYVNGAPAGFYEYFCADEETIELSHFGLIEHALGLGIGKWFLLQALYAIWALDPKRVTTTTNNLDHPRALQLYQMYGFSPVSTGTGIVRPLSDKELLELARKS
- the sseA gene encoding 3-mercaptopyruvate sulfurtransferase, giving the protein MTESKSRFVVSAEWLQAELGKPDLRVLDASFYLPSQKRDADAEYAAGHIPGAIRFDQDKIADHSTALPHTIPSPDYFAAEVGKLGISENDRIVVYDGIGVFASPRVWWLFRVMGAKNVFVLDGGLDGWKAEGRPLETAAPNYAPATFTPDFDESRVITLDTMRDIVSSGAMQIADARSAGRFAATEPEPRAGMRSGHMPGARSLPSGVFANQGRFKSLPELRQTIEEAGIDLSKPVVTSCGSGITAAIITLALESLGHHDNKLYDGSWSEWGSRDDTPVVTGPPTPVKA
- a CDS encoding alanyl-tRNA editing protein; the encoded protein is MPVNALYRDDFYLSTCEAVVTAVHDDGGIELNQTCFYATSGGQPGDTGQLERADGTKIALGQTKHGAGKDVIIHVPLENEPRPEVGETLVLHVDWPRRYRLMRMHTACHLLSVICSYPITGAAVGEEESRVDFDMSETIDKDEVTAKLMELVGQNHPVYLQWITDDELAANPDIVKSKNVRPPVGLGRVSLVCIGENSSIDSQPCGGTHVSETQEIGQIHIAKIEKKGKENRRFRIRFGTPGVEA
- a CDS encoding cysteine synthase A — its product is MTFHPSVLEAIGNTPLIKLKGASAATSCTILGKAEFLNPGQSVKDRAALYIIRDAERKGLLRPGGVIVEGTAGNTGIGLTLVAKALGYRTVIVIPETQSQEKKDALKLLGAELVEVPAVPYKNPNNYVKVSGRLAEQMAKSEPNGAIWANQFDNVANRQAHIETTAPEIWNDTDGKVDGFICSVGSGGTLAGVAAGLKAFNRDVKIGIADPDGAALYEFYQNGTLKSEGSSITEGIGQGRITANLEGFTPDFSYRVSDAEALPYLFDLVENEGLCLGGSTAINIAGAVNLARDLGPGHTVVTILCDYGNRYQSKLFNPDFLRSKGLPVPGWMTGSSDIHVPYEPV
- a CDS encoding SDR family NAD(P)-dependent oxidoreductase; this encodes MRDFIARPEHGIVWISGASSGIGRALALKLAGEGYKVAVTARSHEKLVELQAEASGLSGNIIVLDGDVTDAEDMEHVLASIEYEHGTLAMAILNAGIYLPVHAEDLNRADFEKSFAVNLSGVVNCLLPAIRHMKAKGQGQIAIVSSVTAYGGLPTGAAYGATKAALINMAESLKFDLDKVGIRIQLISPGFVDTPTVGKSAFPIPAARVSSEEAARQIAAGLKSQAFEIAFPRRFTTMLKLARLLPYGAYFPLMNYLTGWRQRPPLDGHHPVMPHPAE
- a CDS encoding HAD family hydrolase, which codes for MYPPMPHGFEKPYAAFLFDMDGTILNSILAAERVWSDWARRHGLDVAAFLPKMHGSRGIDTITRLNLPGVDPEYEARLVTEAEIADVGDVVAISGAAAFLASLPPDRWAIVTSSPLRLARRRLEAADLPLPKFMVTAEDVTVGKPDPQCYILGAERLGVSTRDCLVFEDVAAGIKAGEAAGADVMVVTATHHQKMETPHPTISSYDEIAVNISADHNMLIVPSAA